gagtccaggatctctgcagcaggtagatgacggcgtcatccgccccgatgttcggctggtaggcgaactgcagaggatccagatttgaagtcatcAGGGGGcagaggttgttgaggacgatcctctccatggtcttcatcaggtgagaggtgagggcacaggtctgaagtggttaggctccctgaggtgagatgtctttgggactggcaccacgcaggaagtcttccacagagtcggtaccctctccagtctcaggctcaggttgaagatgtgcagaaggacctcacagagctggtctgcacagtccttcaggagtctggagctgatgccgtcgggacctgtggccttcctcgccttgatcttcctcagctggcttctcacctgatcagctgttatagagaggccgtcggaggaggaggatgaagaagaggagggggttgttggggggtcgtctgaggaggaggagaaggagagggctgttgaggggggtggcagggtactcagggtactcagatggagaagcgggctggtctgcgctctggtgggtgggggtggggttgggagcagaatcaaatctgttgaagaacagattctgttcatttgcccactccctgtctcctgcttcagggcccctcccacgccttctgctgtgacctgagatgttattcaggcccctccagacttctcttgcatttttatgttgtaaatcttcctccatcttttcacgATAGCTGGCTTTCAATTCCttgaatctaatctaatcttGAGCTATCCTtttgcaccctcctcagctcctctctatctccagatctaaaaacccttctcttttcattgagcagggttttcagctcaggggtcacccagggtttgttgttggagaaacactgtatttttttggtgggtacagtgttctcaacacagaagtttatgtaatctgtgatgcagtgggttaaaccgtcgatgtcctccccatgtgggctgcacagcacctcccagtcagtggtgtcgaagcagtcctgcagcgcctcagtggcctccttagaccacttcttcacatacctggttgtggggggttgttttttcaccataggtatgtaaatgggctgcagtctcaccaggttgtggtctgagcggcccagaggggggaggggtgatgatctgtatgcagccttggtgtttgcatacagcaagtccaaagttttattgtccctagtatggcagtcaacatactgagtgaaagtagggagagtggcagacagggaaACGTGGTTaaagtctcctgagatgagagtaagagactgggggtgtgatgtctgtagctGAGACACTACACTGTGGATGAGttcacaggctgcagcagcgtcTGCCGAGGGGGGGATGTAAACAGTCACCGCGATGACGTGTGAAAACTCCCTCGGCAGGTAATATGGCCGAATGCttacagccagcagctccacatcCTTAGTGCAGCGCTGTTCTTTAACGGTGATGTGCCCAGAGTTACACCATCTCTCATTCACATACATCGCTATTCCCCcgcctttcttcttaccgctctccCTCGCGCTCCGGTCCGCTCTGACGAGGTGGAAGCCGTCCAAAGTTACGAGCGTGTCCGGAGTGAGTTCATTCAGCCATGTCTCCGTGAACTGCATGATGCTACACTCTCGGTACTCCCTCTGAAGCCGGGTGAGCGccgtcagctcctccatcttatTAGGGAGAGATCTTACATTCCCCATAATTAAAGACGGCACGGATGGTTTGTACCGTCTTTTCTTTTCCCGGCACTTCACTCCGGCTCTGCatccccttctcttcctccgtAGTTCTGCGGGGATGTCCGGTCTTTCGGCTGGATGCAACCGAGGCTGGCACAGCGCAACCAGCTGTTCACGGGTGTAAACAATGGAGCccaataaacagaagaaatattgcgataaaaaatgttttaatcaatatttagtTCTTACCTTTTCTTCGGGCATTGGCTTTGCCTTGTCAAGCTCAGATTTGCtgtagaaatgaacatgttggaTAGGGTCCTTGTCGTCCGTGCCATAGTCCATTTCAATGACCTAAAATGAAGGTTGAGAGTAAAAGTATGTCTGCAGTAACAAATTTTGCAACATCTTACAAAtcaaaaaatctgcaaaacccaagattttacaaaaag
This region of Labrus bergylta chromosome 12, fLabBer1.1, whole genome shotgun sequence genomic DNA includes:
- the LOC110004879 gene encoding uncharacterized protein, which codes for MLRSKPAGHQLMRLADSSYLGIKNNFDFRRFLQFARVCEVEDKDCKEGKRKTICTRDKEEDHMYDLFYTRHCLHKRACQHRVSHIIQEMIAEAFFKADGHIQIEGSGGRMFTLSTANEDMEAYTKLTDKVFEEILKSSCSELEKAREILQNIISRKIYKFAGERKPKDPIKDWESLIPSWKKGLAEGERNLTPKDFEILVIEMDYGTDDKDPIQHVHFYSKSELDKAKPMPEEKLVALCQPRLHPAERPDIPAELRRKRRGCRAGVKCREKKRRYKPSVPSLIMGNVRSLPNKMEELTALTRLQREYRECSIMQFTETWLNELTPDTLVTLDGFHLVRADRSARESGKKKGGGIAMYVNERWCNSGHITVKEQRCTKDVELLAVSIRPYYLPREFSHVIAVTVYIPPSADAAAACELIHSVVSQLQTSHPQSLTLISGDFNHVSLSATLPTFTQYVDCHTRDNKTLDLLYANTKAAYRSSPLPPLGRSDHNLVRLQPIYIPMVKKQPPTTRYVKKWSKEATEALQDCFDTTDWEVLCSPHGEDIDGLTHCITDYINFCVENTVPTKKIQCFSNNKPWVTPELKTLLNEKRRVFRSGDREELRRVQKDSSRLD